TCAGCATCACCATGCCGGGCGTACCAACGCTGTGGGTCGGTTCCCTCGTGATCATTGCGGAGTGCGTCTCGGACACCACCCCGTCGTCGTTACGCACCTGCGTGGAGCGATCCAACGGCCCGGGCCTGCCGAACGTCCACCGGGCAATGGCGCTGTTGGGTGCCGCACTGGTGGCGCTGTTGTGGCTGGTGAGTCGCCGGCTTCTGGGCACCATGACCGCCCTTCTTGCATGTCTCCTCATAGCGACAGAACCATTCCTGACAGCACTTCGTACCATGTTTCATACCGATTCTCTCGTCATGTCGTTTTCATTGATCGGTTTTGTGGCGTTTTGTCGCGCACTTGGGTTTGCCGGAAAGGAGCGCTCTCCGGTGGCACTGGGTGCTCTGGCGGGCGTGACCCTCGGTTTCGCCGGCCTGACCAAGTTGTCGGCCGCAGCCGTTGTGCCGGCGCTTGCCGTGTGCGTGATCTGGGTCGGAGCACGAACCTGGCAACGACAATCCGGGTCCTGGGGCGACCGGATCCGAGGGTTGGCACACAGTCGTCTCACCGGGGTGCTCGGGGCCTGCCTTGGCGCGGGGATCATCACGGTGGCGGTGGCCTGGCCCGCACTCGTCGTGGATCCGGCTCGGCAGATCGAGGCCCTCAGGTCCTCGGCGCGCTTGATGGAATCGGGGCACATTCAGTTCTTTCGAGGTGCCGTGACGATGGCGCCGCCCTGGTACTACTACTTGTGGGTCCTTGCGTACCGCCTCACGCCGTGGTCGTTTCTCGGCCTGCTCACCATTCCGGCAGCGCTTCTGGCCCGACGACTCGACACAAGATGGTTGCTCTTCGGAGTCTTCAACGCCTCGCAGTTGTTGGTCATCGGCATGTCGGCAAAGAAATTCGATCGTTACAGCGCAGCACTGGTGGCCGGGGTGCTGGTTCTGATCGCCATCTCGACCGACCTACTCGTCGGCGATCACGTTCGCCGCCTGATCCGGAGTCAACCTGCGGCGCTCAGCGCCGCCGTGTGCTCGGTGGCCGTGATCGTCCTCTGGGGTCACATCCTTGTGGTTGCCGATCGAGATTTCACCTACTTCAACCCGATGGTCGGCGGGTTGAATTCGGCGTCTGGCGACCTGATGGTGAGTTGGGGCGAGGAAAAGTTCGTGGCGAATGACTGGTTGGATGAACGCTTCGGGACCGACAATTATGTGCTCTGCAACGTGCGGGTGCTCGGGGTGATCTGTCCCCCTGGTGAAGGCCCTCACGTTGCGGTCACCTATCTCTCCAATACCCAGCGCGACATGTTGGTCATCCCCCCTCGGTCGAGGAGCTCCTGGTCTCAGATCGGCTCACATAAAATCGGCGACGTTGAGATGATTCAGTTCTGGGAGGAGAATTAGGCCGACCGGCGATTCGAGGACCTGAGTTCTCACGGACTTGCGGTGGGCTCCGACGCAAACCGAGCGGCGAGCCCGGCCCGGATCTCGTAGTGGCGGGTCAGAAAGGTTGCTTCGTCGAGGCGCTTGCGGCGGAGCCACCCGGTGACCTCGTCGTTGCACTTGCTGGCGTTACACGAGCGGCATGCCGGGACGATGTTGTCCAGCGTGTAACGACCGCCCCGTGACAGCGCCAGCACGCAGTCCTTCTGGAGGGGTTCTGCGCCGGTCCCGCAGTAGGCGCAGCCTTCCCAGGCCTCCTGGATGGCCGACCATTGTTCGTCGGTGAGGTCGTGATCGACCCGGTCCATGCGACGCTTGCGTTTGCGGGACGCCCTGGCGCGGCGGCTGCGGTTGACGGCCATGGCCGAAACGGTAGGTGACCGTCGGGCCGAACCGGGCGACCCCCGGTTCAACCGCTCGAAGCGACCGGTTACCCGGCGATGCAGCGGGCGACCCGCTGCATTTCGGCCCGGCACCGGGCTTCGTTCATCCCGGTGTCCAGCAGGTCGCCGAAGCCCGCAAGCAACCCGGTGATCATGAGCACGCGAGCCTCCACCACCGCATCGTCCACCGGCCCTGACAGCTCGCCGAGAATGCGCCGAAGCGACGCGTACAGTTCCCGATGGCGCGCTCCGATGCTGAGCCGAACATCCTCGGGCATGTCGTCAAGGTCGCGGGCGGCCGCAATCATCGCCTGGTGCTCGTCGTGGGCGAGAAACGTCAGCTGTGCCTCCACCCAGCGCCCCAAACGCAGCTGCGGGTCGGCGTCGTCGGCCGCTATCCGATTTCCGGATTCGATGATCGGCTTGATGGCCGTCTCAAACCAGCGGGCCACGATCGCCCCTTTCGTGGGGAAGTAGCGATACACCGAGGTCCGCGCCAGGCCCACCTCGCCGGCGATATCAGCCATCGTGACGTTGACGGCACCACGCTCGGCAAACAGCGCCACCGTGGCCCCAATGACTGCCGTCTCCTGTGCCGCCACGTGTTCGGCGATGGAATCCCCCGTGATCTTCGGCATGTCAGCCGCGTGCCGCCATCAACTCGGACACCCGGCCATTGGCGATCGACAGCGTACGGGTGGCGTGAAGCTGTTCGGGCACGTGGGTCACCACCATCGTCGCAGCACCCGCAGCCTCAGCCTGCTCGGCGAGCAGGGCCATGATCGCCTCGCCTCGCTCGCTGTCCAGGGCCGCCGTCGGTTCGTCGGCCAACAAGACCGAGGGGCGCCCCATGAGCGCCCGGGCGATACCCACCCGCTGCCGCTCGCCGCCGGACAGCTCGGCGGGCCTGGCGCCGGCGCGGGACGTCAGCCCAACATGATCAAGCAACTCGTCGGCACGCTGACGGGCAGCCGAGTCGAGGTGGCCGCCAACATGGGCGGTCAGGTGCAACTGCTCCCTGGCGGTCAGCGACGGGAAAAGGTTGGCCGATTGATAGATCACGCCGATGTGACGGCGCCGGAGCGCGGTTCGCTGTTTGTCGCCGGCTTCGGAGGCATTGGTACCGGCCACCGTGATTCGACCGGTCTGTGGCACCATCAGCAACGCAGCGACGGCCAACAGCGTGGACTTGCCCGATCCGGAGGCGCCGGTGAGTGCGACGATCTCACCCGGTTCGACGCTGAGCGAGACCCGGTCGAGGATCGTGCGCTCGGCCAGGCCGTCCGGCACGGTGACCGTGACGTTGTCAAGGTTGAGGCTCATGGCCGGGCTCCCGCCGCTGGTACAAACGATGGTTGAGGTTGACGGGTTCACGGTTGGCTCCTCAGCGCGACAATCGGATCAACCGACGTGATTCGACGCACGGCGATCAGACAACCGACCAGACCGAACACGATCAGCAGGCCCATCGACGTGAGGATCGGCCCTGCCGCCAGCCGGAACGGGGCCTCGCCGCCAACAAACTGCCCCAGGCCCACGGCGACCAGCGAACCCGTGGCAACGGTGCCCACCAGCACGATCGCCATCTGACCGAGCGCGTCCCGCAGCACGTAGCCGTTGGACGCGCCCAGCGCCTTGAGCAGCCCGATCTGACCTGTGCGCTGCACGGTCCACACGGTGAAGAAGGCACCGACGATGAGCGCCGAGATCACCACCAAGAAGTTTTGGATGAGGCTCATGGTGGAGGTCTCCCCCGTGTATCCGGGCGAACCGGCGTAGGCCGCCACCTTGGAGATCACCTCGGTGTCGGAGGCCTTCTCGGCTGACGTAAACGACATGCCATCGGGCGCTTTCAACGCAATGGCGGAGAAGCGACCTTTGGCGTTGTTGCCGTACAACAGGCTCTGCCAGGTGGGCAGCGAGGTGAAGGCGATGGGCACGTGGCCGTACGACCCCGAGTAGGTGAAGCCAAGGACCGGAAGCCGCTCATCGACGCCCACGATGGTCAGTTCGTCACCCACCGACAGCCCCTCAGCCTCAAACTCGTGGCTCAGAATGATGCCGGGTGGCCCGGCAAGCGAGCGCTTCGCCTCTCCAGCCGGGGCGAGGAAACTGTTCTCGCTGATACCAAACAGCGCCATGTCGATGGTTGAACCATCGGCCTTCTTCGCGTTGAAGAACGACACGCCGATCGGTGACGCCTGCACGCCGTCAAGCCCCTCAAACGCCTGGAGGTTGGCATCGGTCAACGTGGATCGGCTGAATGTGCCGTCGGCGCCCGGTTGAAAGGCCAGGTTGGTCAGCGGCAGGTTGCGCAGGCCGGAAATGCCGTCGTCGACCAGCCCGTTGGCCAGACCCGACAACAGCGTGGCCATCAGCGCCACCAGCCCAATGACCAGGCCAACCAGCGCAAACCTCCCTCGGGCGAACCGAAGGTCTCGTAACGCAAGGAACATGCGGGTCTCCTTCGCAGGGACACTGACTGCGCATCGTCCAGATGGCGACACTGTGTTGACATCATAGCGACGGACTGTCGACAAACCAAGGAGATGGCGCATCCCGACCAACCCGGCACCGGCCTGCCGCGCCTGCCGGCGGTGCATCTTTGACCGTCAGCGCACGAGGTCGGCCAGAAGCACCGTGTACAGGTCCAGGTCGTCCCGGCTGAAGCACACGAACCGCACCAGCGACACGGAGGTCGACGTGCTCAGCACCGTTTCGACCGCAATCCGAGCGGCCGGCTGAGCAGGGTACCCAAAGACGCCGGTGGAGATCGCCGGAAACGCAATGCTCCGGGCACCCACCTCGTCGGCTCGCATCAGCGACTCCCGGTAGCACGAGGCCAGTGCTTCGGGCTCGCCAACCTCACCGCCCCGCCACACGGGTCCAACCGTGTGGATAATCCATCGGGCAGCAAGCTTGAACCCCGGCGAGGTCTTGGCCTGCCCGGTTCGACAGCCCCCCAGATGTCGACAGAAGTCCACCAGTTCGGGACCAGCGGCCAGGTGGATTGCACCGTCGACCCCTCCACCACCAAGCAGCGACGAGTTTGCGGCATTCACGATGGCATCAACCGCTTCACCGGTGATGTCGCCAAGGACGGCGTCCAAGCGTGGCATCTCAGCCACCATCCCCGCGTCATCGAAACCGTCACCCGCAGCCACGTCATCCATCGTTGCATGGTGTCGCCGCCGCTCCGAGCCGGCCAACCCGGCTCTCTGCCGCTGCATCGAGACGATCGACGAATTCCGACAAAACCCAGCAACGATTCACCCGGGTTGATTGGCCAACTCGACGGTATGCAACAGAATACGAGTGGAGGTTTCGGCAAGAAACGAGCGACCCCAACTGCGGACGATGTCATCCAGGCGTGGCACGCCCGCCACCGACATCAGGATCAGACCCGGATATTGCAGCCGGGTAGCGGGTTGTTGGTGGTTTGACGCGGCAGGTGCCCCTGCTGGCTGGAAGAATGGAGAGTACGAACAGCTCTATTCGACTAGCGACAGGAGCACCTGCCAGGTGAATGCTACAGGCGCGTTGTTTGATGCCGGGGAACTGATCGGACAGCCCCGCCGCCGGAGTGCTTCGGTGAAGGTCAAGGTGAGCGATGACAAGGTGACCGGGGTGGGCGGGGTGGCGTTGTGGGGACCGATGTTGGACAACCTGAACCTGGTCGGTGTCGCCGATGGGCGCCGGTTGCGGCCGATCGGGCCTGGCGGCTACACCGGCGGGGAGTGCTATCGGGCGTTGGTCGAGATCCTGTTGGCCGGAGGCGATTTCTTGTCGGACCGGTCCCTGTTGGATGGGCCGACCCAACAGTTGCGGGGCGCTCACGTGTTGCCCTCACACGCGACGATGTTCCGGTTTTGTGGCGGAGCCGATTTTGGTCGGGTCCAGAAAGCCGCGGCGGTGAACCGGACGATGTTGGCTCGGGCGTGGGCGTCGGGTGCGGGACCTTCTGGTGGGATGGTCACGGTTGATCCCGATGCCACGCTGGTCGACACCTACGGGCCGGACAAGGAAGGTTCGAAGTTCTCCTACCGGGGCGAGGTTGGCTTGTCACCGCTGATCGGGGTGTGTGGTGAGACCGGTGACGTGCTCGCGATCCGTGCCCGGTCTGGGAATGCCCATCCGGGCCGGGACAACGCCGGGTTCATTCGAGAGTGTGTGTCGGCGATCCCCGGCCCGGTCCGGGAAACAACGAACCTGTGGGTCCGTGTCGATTCCGCCGGCTACCAACACGCCGTGTTCGACACCGTCGAGGCGCTGGGTGGGGTGTTCTCCGTGACCGCGCCACAACGGTCCAACGTGAAAGCGAAAGTCCGGGCGTTGGCCACCAACCCTGACACGCAATGGGTGCCAGCGTTGGCCGGCGAGGCCAAGCGGGGTTCCGAGGTCGCAGAAACACCTTTCGTGATGGGGCAAGGCAAGACCCGGCGCATGTTGCGGATGATCGTGCGCCGTCAACGCACCAGCGCCGGTGACCAGTTGTCCTTTGATGATCTTGACGGTTGGAGGTTCCATGCGATTGTCACGAACCTTCCCGCCCTGTTCGCACCCCCAGCAGAGGTCGAGGCCCACCATCGGCTTCGTGGCGGGATCCCCGAGGACACCATCCGGCAACTCAAGGAAGACTTTGGGCTGATCCACGCGCCGGTGAAGAACTTCTTCGGGAACTGGTTGTGGTGGCACGCCTCTGTGCTTGCTCACAACACCGCCCGCTGGGTCCGTCACCTCGGGCTGCCCCCGACGTTCAAACGGTGCCGTGGGAAACGGCTCCGCCTCGCGTTCTTCAATGTCGCAGCACGAGTTGTCAACCACGCCGGCGGCCTCGAGTTGCGGCTCCCACGATCCCACGCCTGGGCCGACGCGTTCATCGAAGCCCTCACACGCATCCGGGCCCTGCCCGCGTTCGCCTGACCCGGCCAGGCACCCACACACCCAGACTCAGCCCGGACAACCCGACCACACCACAACCTTCTGCCTCACCGCGCCCCAAAACCAGACAAACACCATTCAACCTCACACCAGAGGCAGCACCCACCCAAACCAGTGGCCTACACGCCGTTCAAGAACCGGGCTGCAATATCCGGGTCAGATAGTCGAATGGGCCGGTGACGTGTGCCGCCAGGTCCACCTCGTCCAGTTGGCTCATCTCAGCCTCGAAACCCTCATGGTCACCGTCGGCGGGGAGCCGGACGTCGACCGCCGCCCTGAGCGTGCGTCCGATCGTCTCCGGATCGATCACCGCCGAGTATCCGGCGATCACACCGATTCGCTCCAACCGTTTCACCCGGTCGGCCGTGGCACTGGCCCCCAACGACACCTCGATGCTCAGGTCACGGTATGACATTCGTCCCATTTTGCGAAGCAGGCCAAGGAGAGCATGGTCAATGTCATCAAGTAGCACGGTTTCCACGGTCATCGTGTCGTTCTAGCCGCCGGGAACCCCGCTCGTCACGGTGATGGTGCCGCCACACTGCACTCCATGAACGGATTGGTCGTGGGCTTCACCACATCGCTTCCCCTCCTGATGATCATCGGGCCGATCGCGCTGATGGTCGTGGACATCGGCCTGACCGACGGCGTGCGACGCGGCTGGCCGGCGCCGCTGGGCATCGCCACCGTCGACCTGCTCTACGGGTCGGTGGCGGCAACGGCCGGGCTGGGCCTCCAGCGGCTACTGGGCACCCATCGCTCTGCCATCGGCGTGGCCGGAGGTCTGACACTGTTGGTGTTGGCCGCCCACCTGCTCGTTCATGCCCGATCGACTCAGCCGTCCTGCACAGCGACCGCTTCCACCGATTCCGGCACTGCACCGCGTCACCCGCAGGCGGCCACCGGCCGCGCCCCGGCGGGCCTGGCCGCACGCTTCGCCGGCCTGTGCGCCATCAACCCGCTCACACTGGTGGCATTTGCATCCCTGGCGGTGAGCGCTGGAGCCAACATCGGCCCCGGGTGGGTCGTCGGCATCGTCTGCGCGTCGCTGCTGGTGCACGGAGGATTTCTAGTCCTTGGCGACACCCTCGGACGCGTACTCACCCCGGCGCTCATCCATCGCGGACGACTGCTGGGCTGCCTGGGCGTTGCCGCGCTTGGCTTGCACACGATGCTCGGCGTCCTCTGAAGAACGACGGAGCTCGCAGCCGCCGAGGTCACGACGGCCGCAACTACGCGACGGGTTCCTCGCGCTCGAACGACGGCAGCGCCACACCGGGCCGGTAGTAGGTGTACATGTCCTCGATAATGACCTGTGCCGCATCTGCATCCGAGCCAAACGACATCTCAACGGTGACGACGCCACCGTTGATGTGAATCGACTCGATGCCGCGCACGCCATCGAGCAACCTCTTGGCCAGCAGGTCCGGCGGGCGATGCCCGGAGATCTCGGTCCCGGGCCGGTACACCTCGTGGCCCGTACCGGTCAGCGTTCGGTTCAGCTCGTAGCGAACCACCCCGGGACGACTGGACTGCTTCTGCGTGACGACAACCGGCTGACCCATAGGGGCAGGATCGTACCGCTCAGGGGCGGTCCACCCCAAAGGTGTCGCATTGCTCAGCCTGGCCGTTGTCAAACCCCACCTTGAACCACTTCACCCGCTGCTCCGAACTGCCGTGGTTCCACGTCTCCGGGTCGATGCGTCCAGTGGCCTGTTCCTGGATGCGGTCGTCACCAACCGCCGATGCGGCACCGAGGCCCTCCTCAATGTCGCCCTGCTCGAGTCCTCGGTTGGCCGAGTCGTCCAGATACACGTTGCGGGCCCAGACGTCGGCGAAGCAGTCTGCCTGCAGCTCGAGGCGGATGGACAGCGCGTTGGCCTGATCCGGGTTCTTTCGGCTCAGGCGCTGCGCGTCGTCCGAGATACCCAGCACATTCTGAACGTGATGGCCCATTTCGTGTGCCACCACGTAGGCCTGAGCGAAGTCGCCCGGTGCGCCGAAACGGTCGGCCAACTCATCGAAGAAGGTTTCATCGATGTACACCTCAGAGTCGGCCGGGCAATAGAAGGGCCCCACGGCCGACGAGGCCTGCCCGCACCCGGTGTTGACCGAACTGCGAAACAGGTTGAGCTTGGCATTTGAATACTTCTGTTGTCCCTCAGCGAACTGCTTGGTCCAGGTGCGTTGCACATCGTTAAACACCCAGACAATGAAGCGTCCGGTTTCATCGGTGGGGGCATCGTCCGCACGGCCCGTCGGACCTGACGCCTCCGGCACGGCACCAGGCAGATCCATCTGCTCGACGTTGAACGGGAGGTCGCCGCCTCCGGTCAGGCGCGGCAGAATGAAGATGGCCGCCAAAGCGATCACGATGCCCAAGATGCCGGAGCCCTTGCCGATGGGAAGGCCCATGCCGCCGCCCCGGCCGCCTCCACCCGGCAATGGGAACTGGAAACCACCGCCTGCGCCCCCCGACGATCGCTGGTCGTCCACGTTGCTCATGTCGGGTGTGGCGTCCTGGTCCCACTTCACGGGGACACGCTACCTGGGCGGCTCAGGCGAACAGGGAAAGCTGCGGGTCGGGCCGCACGTAGCGCTGATGAGGCCAGGGAAGGTCATCGCAGAACGACCAGCTGCGACGGTGGATGGCCGTGGGCCCGTACCCCAGCAACGCCATCTGGTGCTTGGGACACGGATATCCCTTGTTGTATTCGAAGTCGTATCCGGGGTGATTTGCTGCGGCCTCCCGCATCATTCGGTCGCGGCTGACCTTGGCCAGGATGGATGCCGTTGCGATCGAGAGACAGCGGGCATCGCCCTTGACCAACATCGTGGTGTTCTCGTGACCCACGAAGTCCCACTTGCCGTCCAACAGCACCGCGTCGACCGCCAGCCCCAACGAGTCGAGGGCGCGAGACGCTGCCAGCCGCTGTGCCGCCGACATGCCCAGCTCGTCACACTCCCGAGGCCACGCGTGACCCACCGCCCAGCCCCGACACCAGTCGGCCACACGGTCGAAGAGTGCTTCCCGGCGCGCCTCCGAGAGCATCTTGGAATCGCGCACACCATTGATACGTCGGTCGGCCGGCAGCACGGCCACGCCAACGGTCAGGGGCCCAGCCCACGAACCCCGACCCACCTCGTCGATACCCACCACACACTCGGCGCCCCGCTCCCACCACAACCGCTCGAATTCAAGGGTGGGCGGACGGGTCCGCCGCCGGGAAGGTGCGGTTGCCTTGCGGGTCCGACGTGCCGGCGACACCGGTTCAGCCATGTGGGGCGGCCGAATGGGTCTGTGGCTCCAACCCGGCGATGACCTGGAGCTCGTCGGCATCTGGAACCCCGGATGCAAATGCGCCGATGATCTCCCGAGCCAACTCTTCGGTGGTCAGGCGCTGTGACAACGCCAGCACATTGGCATCGTTCCAACGTCGGGCGCCCGTGGCGGTGTCGGCGTCAACACACAGGGCCGCACGCGCTCCCGCCACCTTGTTGGCGGCCATGGCAACCCCGGTTCCGGTGTAACACCACACCACACCCACCTCGGCCACGCCGTCGACCACTGCCTGGGCGACGCCTGCGCCCACCGACGGCCAGGGCGCACCTACCAACTCCCTCACCAGTTGGTGGCCCGACGCCCGCAGCCATGCGGCCACCGAATCGGTGGTTGGGGTCGCCTCGTCGGCGCCGTAGGCAATGCGCATGGGTTCACGGTAACCCGAACGCTCGATAGCGTTGCGAGGTGAACGACGACGCCATGGCGCCCGACACCTGGGCCCGGCTCAGCACGCTGCGGGCGCTGGTGGCCGACGGACGGGCGGAACTGGCCGTCAGCCGCCTGCGTCGGTTGCTTCACGACGAGCCAAATCTGGGCGAGGGCCACGCGCTGCTGGCGTCAACGTTGCTCAGCCTGCATCAGCCCGAAGAGGCCCTGCGCGCCGCCGACGCTGCGGTGCAGTCGGCACCCGATGCCGCCGAAGGCCACCACCTACGCGCCAGAATTCTGCTACAGCTGGGTCAGGCCGGCCCTGCCCTGGCAGCGGCTGAGGCCGCCGTGGCTCGGGAGCCACTGGTGCCGACCTACCAACGGGCACTGATGCGGGCCGGTTTCGCCGCCAACAACCTGGACGCAGCGCAGGCCGGGGCTGTGGCCTGCGCGCGTCTGGCCCCGGAGCGCCCTGATGGAGCGTTGGGTGAGGCAGAGGTGGCCCGCCGCCGGGGACGCCTGGGACGGGCCGACGGTCTGATCACACAACTGGAAGCGTCCCATCCCGGGCACAGTGGTGTGCGACGGCTTCGCCTCGCCATCGACGCCGACCTGGTGACGGCGCCGAAGCAGGGTTTCTTTGCCCGCATCGCTGCCCGGTTCCGCCGTTCGTCCTGACCCCGACGAGGGCCGGCGACCGCCCAAAAGGGCCGGGGAGATCGGTTGAGCAACTGAACACGAGGTGGGTGACGCGACGGTCACAGCAGCGCACACGCCCAGGTTTGCTCGACTCAGGTGCCGTCGGGCCGGCGACGGGTGGGCATGTCGACGCCCATGGTGACCGCGCCGCCTGAGCGCCCGGCCTCCGGGGTGCTCACCGAACCGCCGCCGGCTGAGTCCCCGCCGGACTCCGTGCTTTCGTCCGTGCTTGCGACCGTGGTCTCTGCTGCGGCCGCGGCCGACTCCGCCCGGGCCGTCAACAACTCGACGGCACCCGGCGGCACCTCCAGCAGCGCCTCTCCAACAAGCTCGCTGCCGGTAAACACCGGGTCCAAAGCAGGAGCACGAAGCAGGAGCACGCTCGGTGGTGTCCCGGTCGAGGACGCACCATCGGTTTCGGGACAATGCCCGAGGCCATCCGGGGTGAGTTCCCAGATCAGCGCCGGACGGGCACCGTGCCAGCGCAGCGCGCACGAGACCGAGCCCCCGGCAACCGGAAGGTCGCTGAACTGGGCCGGACGACCCCACCACTCCGAAGGGAAGGAACCGAACGCATCGACGGACGAGCCGTTGAGTGGCGCTGCCAGGTCGAGCGTGGCAGCCAGCAGACGCGCCATCGTGGCCACCGAAGCGCCGTCCTCTCCGATACCCAACGGACGGGTGGGATGCACCACGTCGGGCCAACACCCCAGCCGCTCCAGCAACGCCGACACCGCCGCCACCGTCAGCGCACCATCCGGTCGGCCTGCGGCGATATCCCGCCGGGCCGCATCCAACGTTGCGGGCAGATCCAGGTCGGCGCCCGGTTCCCGGCGGACCCACCGAACCCGGCCCAGAGAAGCCGATGGCTCGGAGGACACCTCGGACGGCACCTCGGACGCCTGCTCAGGCTCAGGCTCGGGCT
Above is a genomic segment from Candidatus Microthrix parvicella Bio17-1 containing:
- a CDS encoding glycosyltransferase family 39 protein, whose amino-acid sequence is MVACALFAIALSGSLVTANRSKYNDEELWQQRSQQFATGLVTGDLNRLTAYDVNFDTTSVSITMPGVPTLWVGSLVIIAECVSDTTPSSLRTCVERSNGPGLPNVHRAMALLGAALVALLWLVSRRLLGTMTALLACLLIATEPFLTALRTMFHTDSLVMSFSLIGFVAFCRALGFAGKERSPVALGALAGVTLGFAGLTKLSAAAVVPALAVCVIWVGARTWQRQSGSWGDRIRGLAHSRLTGVLGACLGAGIITVAVAWPALVVDPARQIEALRSSARLMESGHIQFFRGAVTMAPPWYYYLWVLAYRLTPWSFLGLLTIPAALLARRLDTRWLLFGVFNASQLLVIGMSAKKFDRYSAALVAGVLVLIAISTDLLVGDHVRRLIRSQPAALSAAVCSVAVIVLWGHILVVADRDFTYFNPMVGGLNSASGDLMVSWGEEKFVANDWLDERFGTDNYVLCNVRVLGVICPPGEGPHVAVTYLSNTQRDMLVIPPRSRSSWSQIGSHKIGDVEMIQFWEEN
- a CDS encoding HNH endonuclease; this encodes MAVNRSRRARASRKRKRRMDRVDHDLTDEQWSAIQEAWEGCAYCGTGAEPLQKDCVLALSRGGRYTLDNIVPACRSCNASKCNDEVTGWLRRKRLDEATFLTRHYEIRAGLAARFASEPTASP
- a CDS encoding TetR/AcrR family transcriptional regulator, with protein sequence MPKITGDSIAEHVAAQETAVIGATVALFAERGAVNVTMADIAGEVGLARTSVYRYFPTKGAIVARWFETAIKPIIESGNRIAADDADPQLRLGRWVEAQLTFLAHDEHQAMIAAARDLDDMPEDVRLSIGARHRELYASLRRILGELSGPVDDAVVEARVLMITGLLAGFGDLLDTGMNEARCRAEMQRVARCIAG
- a CDS encoding ABC transporter ATP-binding protein; amino-acid sequence: MSLNLDNVTVTVPDGLAERTILDRVSLSVEPGEIVALTGASGSGKSTLLAVAALLMVPQTGRITVAGTNASEAGDKQRTALRRRHIGVIYQSANLFPSLTAREQLHLTAHVGGHLDSAARQRADELLDHVGLTSRAGARPAELSGGERQRVGIARALMGRPSVLLADEPTAALDSERGEAIMALLAEQAEAAGAATMVVTHVPEQLHATRTLSIANGRVSELMAARG
- a CDS encoding ABC transporter permease, which encodes MFLALRDLRFARGRFALVGLVIGLVALMATLLSGLANGLVDDGISGLRNLPLTNLAFQPGADGTFSRSTLTDANLQAFEGLDGVQASPIGVSFFNAKKADGSTIDMALFGISENSFLAPAGEAKRSLAGPPGIILSHEFEAEGLSVGDELTIVGVDERLPVLGFTYSGSYGHVPIAFTSLPTWQSLLYGNNAKGRFSAIALKAPDGMSFTSAEKASDTEVISKVAAYAGSPGYTGETSTMSLIQNFLVVISALIVGAFFTVWTVQRTGQIGLLKALGASNGYVLRDALGQMAIVLVGTVATGSLVAVGLGQFVGGEAPFRLAAGPILTSMGLLIVFGLVGCLIAVRRITSVDPIVALRSQP
- a CDS encoding O-acetyl-ADP-ribose deacetylase, with the translated sequence MDDVAAGDGFDDAGMVAEMPRLDAVLGDITGEAVDAIVNAANSSLLGGGGVDGAIHLAAGPELVDFCRHLGGCRTGQAKTSPGFKLAARWIIHTVGPVWRGGEVGEPEALASCYRESLMRADEVGARSIAFPAISTGVFGYPAQPAARIAVETVLSTSTSVSLVRFVCFSRDDLDLYTVLLADLVR
- a CDS encoding IS1380 family transposase, with product MNATGALFDAGELIGQPRRRSASVKVKVSDDKVTGVGGVALWGPMLDNLNLVGVADGRRLRPIGPGGYTGGECYRALVEILLAGGDFLSDRSLLDGPTQQLRGAHVLPSHATMFRFCGGADFGRVQKAAAVNRTMLARAWASGAGPSGGMVTVDPDATLVDTYGPDKEGSKFSYRGEVGLSPLIGVCGETGDVLAIRARSGNAHPGRDNAGFIRECVSAIPGPVRETTNLWVRVDSAGYQHAVFDTVEALGGVFSVTAPQRSNVKAKVRALATNPDTQWVPALAGEAKRGSEVAETPFVMGQGKTRRMLRMIVRRQRTSAGDQLSFDDLDGWRFHAIVTNLPALFAPPAEVEAHHRLRGGIPEDTIRQLKEDFGLIHAPVKNFFGNWLWWHASVLAHNTARWVRHLGLPPTFKRCRGKRLRLAFFNVAARVVNHAGGLELRLPRSHAWADAFIEALTRIRALPAFA
- a CDS encoding Lrp/AsnC family transcriptional regulator translates to MTVETVLLDDIDHALLGLLRKMGRMSYRDLSIEVSLGASATADRVKRLERIGVIAGYSAVIDPETIGRTLRAAVDVRLPADGDHEGFEAEMSQLDEVDLAAHVTGPFDYLTRILQPGS
- a CDS encoding neutral zinc metallopeptidase, with the protein product MKWDQDATPDMSNVDDQRSSGGAGGGFQFPLPGGGGRGGGMGLPIGKGSGILGIVIALAAIFILPRLTGGGDLPFNVEQMDLPGAVPEASGPTGRADDAPTDETGRFIVWVFNDVQRTWTKQFAEGQQKYSNAKLNLFRSSVNTGCGQASSAVGPFYCPADSEVYIDETFFDELADRFGAPGDFAQAYVVAHEMGHHVQNVLGISDDAQRLSRKNPDQANALSIRLELQADCFADVWARNVYLDDSANRGLEQGDIEEGLGAASAVGDDRIQEQATGRIDPETWNHGSSEQRVKWFKVGFDNGQAEQCDTFGVDRP
- a CDS encoding ribonuclease HII; amino-acid sequence: MAEPVSPARRTRKATAPSRRRTRPPTLEFERLWWERGAECVVGIDEVGRGSWAGPLTVGVAVLPADRRINGVRDSKMLSEARREALFDRVADWCRGWAVGHAWPRECDELGMSAAQRLAASRALDSLGLAVDAVLLDGKWDFVGHENTTMLVKGDARCLSIATASILAKVSRDRMMREAAANHPGYDFEYNKGYPCPKHQMALLGYGPTAIHRRSWSFCDDLPWPHQRYVRPDPQLSLFA
- a CDS encoding RpiB/LacA/LacB family sugar-phosphate isomerase, yielding MRIAYGADEATPTTDSVAAWLRASGHQLVRELVGAPWPSVGAGVAQAVVDGVAEVGVVWCYTGTGVAMAANKVAGARAALCVDADTATGARRWNDANVLALSQRLTTEELAREIIGAFASGVPDADELQVIAGLEPQTHSAAPHG
- a CDS encoding tetratricopeptide repeat protein, translating into MNDDAMAPDTWARLSTLRALVADGRAELAVSRLRRLLHDEPNLGEGHALLASTLLSLHQPEEALRAADAAVQSAPDAAEGHHLRARILLQLGQAGPALAAAEAAVAREPLVPTYQRALMRAGFAANNLDAAQAGAVACARLAPERPDGALGEAEVARRRGRLGRADGLITQLEASHPGHSGVRRLRLAIDADLVTAPKQGFFARIAARFRRSS